The nucleotide window CTAGGATTATCTTCGATTTTTTCACGAAGACGTCTTACAGTAACGTCAACGGTACGAACGTCGCCATAATAATCATAACCCCAAACCGTTTGAAGAAGATGCTCCCTCGTCATGACTTGTCCAATATGCTTGGCAAGATAATGGAGCAGTTCGAATTCACGATGCGTCAATTCAATTGTTTCTCCTCGTTTGGAAACAACGTAAGCATCAGGATGGATCGTCAAAGAACCGACACTAATTTCATTTGATTCCTCTTGCTCATCCTCTTTGACTGCATTCGCCTGGTGGCGGCGAAGATTCGCTTTTACCCTTGCAATCAATTCTCTCGTGCTGAACGGCTTCGTGACATAATCATCCGCTCCAAGCTCAAGGCCGAGAACCTTATCGATCTCTGAATCCTTGGCCGTCAACATGATAATTGGCATCTCATACTTCTTGCGGACTTCGCGGCAGACTTCCATGCCATCGCGCAAAGGCAGCATGATATCAAGCAGGATCAAATCAGGCTGTACTTCCTCGACCATTTCAACTGCCTGATTTCCATCATATGCACAGTAAACATCGTAACCTTCCTTTTTTAAATTGAACTGCAGGATATCTGCAATTGGTTTCTCATCATCTACAACCAGAATTTTCTTCTCC belongs to Mesobacillus sp. AQ2 and includes:
- the yycF gene encoding response regulator YycF gives rise to the protein MEKKILVVDDEKPIADILQFNLKKEGYDVYCAYDGNQAVEMVEEVQPDLILLDIMLPLRDGMEVCREVRKKYEMPIIMLTAKDSEIDKVLGLELGADDYVTKPFSTRELIARVKANLRRHQANAVKEDEQEESNEISVGSLTIHPDAYVVSKRGETIELTHREFELLHYLAKHIGQVMTREHLLQTVWGYDYYGDVRTVDVTVRRLREKIEDNPSHPTWIVTRRGVGYYLRNSEQE